AACCATCATCTTTGTCGGCGAAGATACAGCCCCGGAAGGCACGATCGGTTTGGAGCGTTTGATCAATACATCAGCCGAAGTGCCGGATGCCAAGCGCCATAGCGATGACCTGGCCGCCATTCTCTATACGGGTGGCACCACCGGGCAGCCCAAAGGGGTCATGCTCAGCCACAACAACTGTTACCTGGGTGCTATTGGAGCCTCTCTTGGTGCGCCGCGCCCCCCCAGACAGGTAGCCCTGCATGCAGCCCCATTTTTTCATGTCGCAGGTATGCAATCGATGTTTGGTCTCTCCATCCGTCTTGGCACTCATGTGGTCCTCACCGGCTTCGAACCCGCTCTGGTACTGCACGCCATAGAGCAGTATCGCGTTGCGGAAATTTTCCTCGTGCCAACCATGCTACGGATGCTTCTGGACCACCCGGATTTCCGGATACGCAACTTGAGCAGCCTGGGATCCGTTCGTTATGGTGCATCACCTATGGACGTTACCTTGCTGGAGCGTGCCATGAAAGAGTTACCTGGCGTGGACTTCTCCCAGGCCTATGGCATGACGGAGCTGGCACCGACCGTTGCGGTCCTGCCCCCCCATTACCATACGGAAGAAGGGCGCAAGGCCGGCAAGCTGCGCTCTGCAGGCATTCCAACCCCGCTTGCCGAAATCCAGATTGTTGACCCCACGGACAACGAAGTACCCAACAACACGGTGGGGGAAATTGTTGTTCGCGGTCCTATGGTTATGCAGGGCTACTGGAACAAACCCGAGCAAACCGCAGAGGCTCTTCGGGGTGGATGGATGCATACCGGGGATGCAGGCTATATGGATGAGGATGGCTTTCTGTATGTGGTAGACCGCATCAAGGACATGATCGTGTCTGGCGGCGAGAACGTTTACTCTGCAGAGGTCGAAAATACCATCCTGAAACTACCACAAGTCGAACTGTGCGCCGTGTTCGGAGTGCCGGATGATCGCTGGGGAGAGCGGGTTCATGCGGTCATCAAACTGCGCCCGGGCAGCGACCTGAATGAGCAACAGCTAACAGATCATTGCAAAGACCATATAGCGGGCTATAAATGCCCTCGCAGTATTGAATTCGTCGACGAGATGCCTATCTCCAGTGCCGGAAAACTGCTCAAATTCAAAATGCGCGATCCTTACTGGAAAAATCAGGACCGTCGTGTTGGCTGACATCAGTCCCCTATTGGCCAACGACCAAGGGAGGATCATCCGCGAGTACTGCCTCGCGGTATTCCCCCGGAGGCAAACCTGTCCACTTCTTGAAGGCACGGTGAAATGTGCTGGGCTCGGAGAAACCCAGCCGTTCCGCCACCTCGGTCAGGGACAAGTTTGGACAAGCCAGGTAATCAATAGCGGCATCTCTTCTCAAATCATCCTTGAGATCCTGAAAGCGTTCCTGCTCCATACGCAGTCGTCGACGCAATGTATAAGCAGGCATGGCAAGCGCATCGGCAACCTGCTCAAGGGGAACGGAGCCGTGGGTCAGATTTTGTCGCAGGTAGCAACGCACCCGTTCAACAATGTGAGAGCGGTCGCGATAACGCACCAGAAGATTGCCCAGGGATCGACGAAGGAAACCGTGCAAACTGCTGCGATCCTGACGCAAAGCGCAGTCCAGCCAACTCACATCAAAGCTGAACCCACTGCAAGACTGCTCGTAAAGGACAGGTCCGTTGAACAGTAAACTGGTGGTTGCCTGATCAGAAAGCGCTTTACCACGCATCAACACCTGACTTATCGGTATCCGCTCCTCAACCATCCAGCACATCACCCCGTAACTGAAAAGCATGAATACCCGCTCAGCAAAGTCCGAGCATTCGCCGACCGGTACATGACTTTGCAGACGAACCCACGCCACCCCATCTTTTTGTTGAATTCGCACCGTGAAGTCCTGCAACACCAGATGGTAGAAGTGGCTGCCCGCACGAAGAGCATCACCCAACGTCGGCGCATGTACCATCAGCTCACAGCATTGAGCAAAGGTACCTGGCCTGACGGGGTGAGAGCAGAGCCCCCAGTATTCATC
This sequence is a window from Marinobacter sp. ANT_B65. Protein-coding genes within it:
- a CDS encoding AraC family transcriptional regulator; its protein translation is MKTILPRHTIPISQVHSVLGGCHRQGLDVDALLGQAGISPSLLSSPLSRVSQLHFAKLLRVVQRRTGDEYWGLCSHPVRPGTFAQCCELMVHAPTLGDALRAGSHFYHLVLQDFTVRIQQKDGVAWVRLQSHVPVGECSDFAERVFMLFSYGVMCWMVEERIPISQVLMRGKALSDQATTSLLFNGPVLYEQSCSGFSFDVSWLDCALRQDRSSLHGFLRRSLGNLLVRYRDRSHIVERVRCYLRQNLTHGSVPLEQVADALAMPAYTLRRRLRMEQERFQDLKDDLRRDAAIDYLACPNLSLTEVAERLGFSEPSTFHRAFKKWTGLPPGEYREAVLADDPPLVVGQ
- a CDS encoding long-chain-fatty-acid--CoA ligase: MNITQPLHKALRECPGALAIVDGERRQTWRQLVSRIAGLAGGLQSLGMRHGDRVGMLARNSDHYVEYLYGVLWGGGVVNPVNIRWSAREIAYSLDDSDTRILLIDDTFIALLPAIREHSSALKTIIFVGEDTAPEGTIGLERLINTSAEVPDAKRHSDDLAAILYTGGTTGQPKGVMLSHNNCYLGAIGASLGAPRPPRQVALHAAPFFHVAGMQSMFGLSIRLGTHVVLTGFEPALVLHAIEQYRVAEIFLVPTMLRMLLDHPDFRIRNLSSLGSVRYGASPMDVTLLERAMKELPGVDFSQAYGMTELAPTVAVLPPHYHTEEGRKAGKLRSAGIPTPLAEIQIVDPTDNEVPNNTVGEIVVRGPMVMQGYWNKPEQTAEALRGGWMHTGDAGYMDEDGFLYVVDRIKDMIVSGGENVYSAEVENTILKLPQVELCAVFGVPDDRWGERVHAVIKLRPGSDLNEQQLTDHCKDHIAGYKCPRSIEFVDEMPISSAGKLLKFKMRDPYWKNQDRRVG